Proteins encoded in a region of the Candidatus Nitrospira nitrificans genome:
- a CDS encoding DNA adenine methylase has translation MKQDAYVGRNSRRSGQMIRHLSPFRYPGGKSWLADHVRLWLKAQTNRPKILVEPFGGGAGTSLIAVNEGLVEEAVFAEIDPDVAATWETVLNGHARWLANTISAFRVTRKNVERALSEIPQSTHERAFQCILRNRTARGGVLSDGAGLIRRGENDRGLKSRWYPETLSKRIEVISGLKSQLCFLQRDGFNVINEYLDRPDTVFFVDPPYTQAARRLYRYWDIDHENLFRLLGDAKGKVLMTYDDTKEVRVWASRCKFKVRRISMHTTHHQYKRELMISRDFNWLKMNPRHKI, from the coding sequence ATGAAACAAGATGCCTATGTTGGGAGAAACTCTCGTCGATCTGGGCAAATGATTAGGCATCTCAGTCCTTTCCGTTATCCAGGCGGGAAAAGCTGGCTCGCGGATCATGTTCGTCTATGGTTAAAAGCTCAGACTAATCGACCTAAAATATTGGTCGAACCATTTGGGGGAGGAGCGGGTACATCATTAATTGCCGTAAATGAGGGGCTAGTTGAAGAGGCTGTGTTCGCTGAGATCGATCCAGATGTTGCTGCTACTTGGGAAACAGTATTGAACGGGCATGCAAGATGGCTAGCCAACACAATTAGCGCATTTCGAGTTACTAGAAAAAATGTTGAACGCGCTTTGAGCGAGATTCCCCAAAGTACCCATGAACGAGCTTTTCAATGCATACTTAGGAATCGGACGGCTCGTGGTGGTGTTTTGTCTGATGGTGCCGGCCTAATTCGCCGTGGTGAAAATGATAGAGGCCTGAAGTCTCGATGGTATCCTGAGACTCTTTCGAAGCGAATAGAGGTTATCTCGGGTTTGAAGAGTCAGTTGTGCTTTCTTCAAAGAGATGGCTTCAATGTTATTAATGAGTATTTGGATCGACCCGATACGGTGTTCTTTGTTGATCCCCCATATACTCAGGCCGCACGTCGTCTCTATCGATATTGGGACATAGATCACGAAAACCTGTTTAGGTTATTGGGCGATGCTAAGGGTAAAGTGCTTATGACCTATGACGATACAAAGGAGGTTCGAGTGTGGGCTAGTCGTTGTAAGTTTAAGGTGCGAAGAATATCTATGCATACCACGCACCATCAGTATAAACGCGAATTGATGATTTCTCGTGATTTCAATTGGTTAAAAATGAACCCCAGGCATAAAATCTGA
- the galE gene encoding UDP-glucose 4-epimerase GalE gives MILVTGGAGYIGSHTCVELLQAGHDITAFDNFCNSHPESLERVRRLTGKQLRLIRGDIRDRAALVTALRESGAQSVIHFAGLKAVGQSVQQPLSYYDNNVVGSLRLLEAMAVCGVKTLVFSSSATVYGDPQRLPLTEDHPLSATNPYGQTKLTVEHMLRDLQRSDTSWRIGILRYFNPVGAHASGLIGEDPQGTPNNLMPFVAQVAVGLRPHLNVFGNDYTTPDGTGVRDYIHVVDLARGHLKALDALGQSTRQAECLTVNLGTGTGYSVLEIVRAFEQASGRRVAYKAAPRRPGDVAACYADPGKAAALLGWRTERGLADMCADTWRWQRLNPHGYNLPHPAA, from the coding sequence GTGATTCTGGTCACCGGTGGCGCCGGATATATTGGGTCTCACACCTGTGTCGAACTGCTCCAGGCGGGACACGACATTACCGCCTTCGATAATTTCTGCAACAGCCATCCTGAATCGCTGGAACGTGTACGACGTCTTACAGGGAAACAGCTCCGCCTCATCCGCGGCGACATCCGCGACCGAGCGGCGCTGGTGACGGCGCTGCGAGAAAGCGGGGCGCAATCGGTGATTCACTTTGCCGGCCTGAAGGCGGTCGGCCAGTCGGTCCAGCAACCACTGTCCTACTACGACAACAATGTCGTCGGCTCTTTGCGTTTATTGGAGGCAATGGCAGTCTGTGGGGTCAAGACGCTGGTATTCAGTTCCTCCGCCACGGTGTACGGCGATCCGCAGCGGCTGCCGCTGACAGAAGATCATCCGCTCTCCGCCACCAATCCCTATGGACAAACGAAACTGACGGTGGAACACATGCTGCGGGATCTGCAGCGAAGCGATACTTCGTGGCGCATCGGGATTCTCCGCTACTTTAATCCGGTGGGCGCGCATGCGAGCGGGTTGATCGGCGAAGATCCACAGGGTACGCCGAACAACCTCATGCCCTTCGTAGCGCAGGTGGCGGTCGGCCTCCGCCCGCATCTGAACGTGTTCGGGAATGATTACACAACTCCGGACGGCACGGGTGTGCGCGACTATATCCATGTCGTGGATCTGGCCAGAGGACATCTCAAAGCCCTGGACGCGCTCGGACAATCCACGCGCCAGGCGGAATGTCTCACGGTCAATCTTGGAACCGGAACCGGTTACAGCGTACTGGAGATCGTGCGGGCCTTCGAGCAGGCCAGCGGCCGACGGGTGGCGTACAAAGCTGCGCCTCGTCGGCCCGGCGACGTCGCAGCCTGTTACGCCGATCCCGGCAAGGCGGCTGCCCTCCTCGGCTGGCGGACTGAGCGAGGCCTCGCCGACATGTGCGCCGACACGTGGCGATGGCAGCGCCTCAATCCTCACGGGTACAATCTTCCTCACCCAGCGGCCTAA
- the trmL gene encoding tRNA (uridine(34)/cytosine(34)/5-carboxymethylaminomethyluridine(34)-2'-O)-methyltransferase TrmL — MFDVILYQPEIPPNTGNIIRLCANTGVRLHLVRPLGFAMDDKQLVRAGLDYHEFAAIRTYDDWAECAERFKDRRLFAISTKGTRRYDQIDYAKDNVFLFGPETRGLPSTLLESFSAERRIRVPMRPESRSLNLSNAVAVVVYEAWRQIGFEQGI; from the coding sequence ATGTTCGATGTCATCCTCTACCAACCGGAAATCCCCCCGAATACCGGCAATATTATCCGTCTTTGCGCCAATACCGGCGTCCGGCTTCACCTCGTGAGGCCGCTTGGTTTTGCCATGGATGATAAACAACTCGTGCGGGCCGGGCTGGACTATCATGAGTTCGCGGCGATCCGCACCTACGACGACTGGGCCGAATGTGCGGAGCGCTTCAAGGATCGCCGTCTATTCGCTATCTCCACAAAAGGAACCAGACGCTATGACCAGATCGACTATGCCAAAGACAACGTGTTTCTGTTCGGTCCGGAGACACGCGGGCTCCCATCCACACTCCTTGAATCGTTTTCAGCGGAACGGCGCATCCGTGTCCCGATGCGCCCAGAGAGTCGCAGCCTCAATCTCTCAAACGCCGTCGCGGTAGTGGTCTACGAAGCCTGGCGGCAGATTGGGTTTGAGCAGGGGATCTGA
- a CDS encoding metal-dependent hydrolase, producing MASAFSHAFVALALGKAPRHPLFTWPVLFLGMACSIVPDLDVIGFSFGIQYGDLWGHRGLTHSLFFAGLLSAVLTGIWHRQQSTAARMSLFVYFFLCTASHGVLDALTDGGLGVAFLSPFDTSRYFFAARPVAVSPIGIHAFFSEKAFHVLASEVQWIWLPTMAGLLIVRLLQSVRSVQRTVPQAPKE from the coding sequence ATGGCCTCGGCATTCTCCCACGCGTTCGTTGCCCTCGCACTCGGCAAGGCCCCTCGACATCCTCTCTTCACCTGGCCGGTCTTGTTCCTGGGCATGGCCTGTTCAATTGTGCCGGATCTGGATGTCATCGGCTTTTCCTTCGGGATTCAATACGGTGATCTGTGGGGCCATCGTGGCCTGACCCATTCGCTCTTCTTCGCCGGCCTCCTGAGTGCCGTTCTCACGGGTATCTGGCACCGACAGCAGTCGACGGCTGCACGGATGAGCCTTTTCGTCTATTTCTTCCTCTGCACCGCGTCACATGGTGTGCTCGATGCATTGACCGACGGCGGGCTCGGTGTGGCGTTCCTTTCCCCGTTCGATACCAGCCGATATTTTTTCGCGGCCCGACCGGTTGCCGTTTCTCCGATCGGCATCCACGCATTTTTCAGCGAGAAGGCTTTCCACGTGCTCGCCAGCGAGGTGCAATGGATCTGGCTCCCAACCATGGCGGGGCTCTTGATCGTTCGCCTGCTACAATCTGTGCGGTCGGTTCAACGAACGGTACCGCAAGCACCGAAAGAATGA
- a CDS encoding glutamate-5-semialdehyde dehydrogenase: protein MPVLEYVLELVSKAKQASRRLASLPTATKDQALFAMAEALEAQTDELLAANEQDLRAFGTMPAKKAMADRLRLTEKRIREMAAGIREVAKLPDPVGMMSSMWTRPNGMQVGRVRVPLGVIGIIYESRPNVTADSAALCLKSGNVCVLRGGSEAIHSNTAIAAILSEASEKAGVPSGAITFVDRADREVVPVLLKQDRFIDLIIPRGGESLMKLIAEHSTIPVVKHDAGVCHIYVDADADSAMAEAICVNAKAQRPSTCNAMETLLVHQSAARTLLPKLARSLGAADVEIRGCAKTCQLIPEAKPASEQDYGKEFLDLILAVKIVKNMDDAMEHIAQYGSRHTEAIVTSDYGHAMRFLKEVDASAVLVNASTRLNDGYQFGLGAEIGISTSRIHARGPMGLEELTCSKFIVLGSGQLRE from the coding sequence TTGCCGGTGTTGGAGTATGTGTTGGAGTTGGTCTCTAAGGCCAAACAGGCATCGAGGAGATTGGCGTCTCTACCGACCGCGACCAAGGATCAGGCACTCTTCGCCATGGCGGAGGCGCTAGAGGCTCAGACGGACGAGCTCCTCGCTGCGAATGAGCAAGATTTGAGGGCGTTTGGAACGATGCCCGCAAAGAAGGCGATGGCGGATCGCTTGAGATTGACCGAGAAGCGCATCAGAGAGATGGCCGCCGGTATTCGTGAAGTGGCGAAGTTGCCCGACCCCGTCGGAATGATGTCCTCGATGTGGACGAGGCCCAATGGAATGCAGGTCGGGCGGGTACGTGTGCCTCTGGGGGTGATCGGAATCATTTACGAGTCTCGTCCCAATGTGACGGCGGATTCAGCCGCCCTCTGTCTTAAATCGGGCAACGTCTGCGTGTTGCGAGGGGGCAGCGAAGCGATTCATTCCAATACGGCCATTGCCGCCATTCTGTCGGAGGCATCGGAAAAAGCCGGTGTTCCATCCGGCGCGATCACGTTTGTCGACCGCGCGGATCGTGAAGTGGTTCCTGTGTTGCTCAAGCAGGATCGGTTCATCGACTTGATCATTCCTCGGGGCGGCGAGTCATTGATGAAACTTATCGCGGAACATTCGACGATTCCGGTCGTGAAGCATGATGCAGGCGTGTGCCATATCTATGTCGATGCCGACGCGGATTCGGCGATGGCGGAGGCCATTTGCGTCAATGCCAAAGCGCAGCGGCCGTCCACGTGCAACGCCATGGAAACCCTGCTGGTCCACCAGTCGGCCGCGCGGACTCTGCTGCCCAAGCTTGCCAGAAGTCTCGGGGCTGCCGATGTCGAAATTCGTGGCTGCGCGAAGACCTGCCAGTTGATTCCCGAGGCCAAGCCGGCAAGCGAACAGGATTACGGCAAAGAGTTTCTCGACCTGATTCTTGCCGTGAAAATCGTGAAGAACATGGATGATGCGATGGAACACATCGCACAGTACGGATCGCGGCATACGGAAGCGATCGTGACGTCGGATTACGGACATGCAATGCGGTTTCTCAAGGAAGTCGATGCCAGCGCTGTCCTGGTGAATGCCTCTACCCGGCTCAACGACGGGTACCAGTTCGGTCTGGGAGCCGAAATCGGCATCAGCACCTCGCGCATTCATGCGCGGGGTCCCATGGGGTTGGAAGAGTTAACCTGCTCGAAATTCATTGTCTTGGGGAGCGGCCAACTCCGCGAGTGA
- the pilO gene encoding type 4a pilus biogenesis protein PilO produces the protein MKDRLLFLWQHPFAPLFPLVGVALSLLFILFLVHDFGVAGAQASRERLENEWTATRQTLMYHREARKAKKDLSRVWAGLPAERDFTPLALGISDEAKRDRVSLPGLSYKTEPTLIANMSKGLLQGPMTGQYEDLRRFIYGLETAEELVFIEDLELTRSGGAQDTLLTFNIKIATYLRGNTGESGPSGSVQ, from the coding sequence ATGAAAGATCGCCTGCTCTTTCTCTGGCAGCATCCCTTCGCACCCTTGTTCCCATTGGTGGGAGTCGCGCTGAGTCTTCTTTTTATACTGTTCCTCGTCCATGATTTCGGTGTGGCGGGCGCCCAAGCGAGCCGAGAGCGGTTAGAGAATGAATGGACTGCGACCCGACAGACATTGATGTATCACCGCGAGGCCAGAAAAGCGAAAAAGGACTTGAGCCGAGTATGGGCGGGGCTTCCCGCCGAGCGTGACTTTACTCCGCTCGCGCTGGGGATCTCGGACGAAGCGAAGCGCGACCGAGTCAGTTTGCCGGGATTGTCCTATAAGACGGAGCCCACTCTCATCGCGAATATGAGCAAAGGGCTGTTACAGGGGCCGATGACCGGGCAATACGAGGATCTCCGCCGATTCATCTACGGTCTCGAGACGGCGGAAGAGTTGGTATTTATCGAGGATCTTGAACTGACCCGGTCTGGAGGCGCGCAGGACACGCTGCTGACGTTCAACATAAAGATTGCGACGTACCTTCGCGGCAATACGGGAGAGTCTGGTCCGTCGGGATCAGTGCAATAA